One stretch of Heptranchias perlo isolate sHepPer1 chromosome 29, sHepPer1.hap1, whole genome shotgun sequence DNA includes these proteins:
- the LOC137299578 gene encoding spindlin-1-like isoform X1 codes for MLKRKKPHRKRTKADSSDPVAYKQRSIVGCKVQHGWREKTGVVTQWKGTVLDQLPVNPSLFLVKYDEFDCVYGIELFKDERVSGLEILPNKTGRTKIMDGDLAELIVGKAVEHMFEKDDGSKNEWRGMVLARAPVMTTWYYITYEKDPVLYMYQLLEDYKEGDLRILPDSENKQVLPTEPGEVIESLVGKQVEYVTEDGTKRTGLVIHQVQAKPSVYFIKFDDDFHIYVYDLVKTS; via the exons GAAACGTACCAAAGCAGATTCAAGTGATCCGGTTGCCTATAAACAGCGTAGtattgttggctgtaaagtgcagcACGGATGGAGGGAGAAGACCGGAGTGGTTACTCAGTGGAAGGGCACAGTCCTGGACCAGCTGCCAGTTAACCCCTCACTCTTCTTGGTGAAGTACGACGAATTCGATTGTGTGTACGGGATTGAACTTTTCAAAGATGAGAGGGTCTCGGGGCTTGAAATACTGCCCAATAAAACTG GTCGAACAAAAATAATGGATGGTGATCTGGCAGAGCTAATAGTGGGAAAAGCGGTCGAGCACATGTTCGAGAAGGATGACGGATCGAAGAACGAATGGCGAGGGATGGTATTGGCTCGAGCGCCTGTCATGACTACTTGGTATTATATCACCTATGAAAAGGACCCTGTTCTGTATATGTACCAGCTACTGGAGGATTACAAAGAGGGAGATCTCCGCATCCTGCCAGATTCAG AGAACAAGCAAGTTTTGCCAACTGAGCCTGGTGAAGTGATTGAAAGTCTTGTGGGAAAACAGGTGGAGTATGTCACGGAGGACGGCACAAAGAGAACGGGATTGGTGATCCACCAAGTGCAGGCTAAACCGTCGGTCTATTTCATCAAGTTTGATGACGATTTTCACATTTATGTGTATGACTTGGTCAAAACCTCCTAG
- the LOC137299578 gene encoding spindlin-1-like isoform X2 gives MLKRKKPHRKRTKADSSDPVAYKQRSIVGCKVQHGWREKTGVVTQWKGTVLDQLPVNPSLFLVKYDEFDCVYGIELFKDERVSGLEILPNKTGRTKIMDGDLAELIVGKAVEHMFEKDDGSKNEWRGMVLARAPVMTTWYYITYEKDPVLYMYQLLEDYKEGDLRILPDSVLRLWCSFLLQLKKVCHIQDHSRNYGVGFIWQSS, from the exons GAAACGTACCAAAGCAGATTCAAGTGATCCGGTTGCCTATAAACAGCGTAGtattgttggctgtaaagtgcagcACGGATGGAGGGAGAAGACCGGAGTGGTTACTCAGTGGAAGGGCACAGTCCTGGACCAGCTGCCAGTTAACCCCTCACTCTTCTTGGTGAAGTACGACGAATTCGATTGTGTGTACGGGATTGAACTTTTCAAAGATGAGAGGGTCTCGGGGCTTGAAATACTGCCCAATAAAACTG GTCGAACAAAAATAATGGATGGTGATCTGGCAGAGCTAATAGTGGGAAAAGCGGTCGAGCACATGTTCGAGAAGGATGACGGATCGAAGAACGAATGGCGAGGGATGGTATTGGCTCGAGCGCCTGTCATGACTACTTGGTATTATATCACCTATGAAAAGGACCCTGTTCTGTATATGTACCAGCTACTGGAGGATTACAAAGAGGGAGATCTCCGCATCCTGCCAGATTCAG TTCTTCGCCTGTGGTGCTCCTTCCTTCTCCAACTTAAGAAAGTCTGTCACATCCAGGACCACTCGAGAAACTATGGCGTAGGGTTTATTTGGCAGTCTTCCTGA